The following are from one region of the Methanospirillum hungatei genome:
- the mtrH gene encoding tetrahydromethanopterin S-methyltransferase subunit H produces the protein MFMFEKEQTVLDFNGYKLGGQPGEYPRALGASIFYNKHETVLDEHTGKIDKAKAEALWNRCVELYDITGHWYFCQIIAEFGEAFESYIDWFCSIDDQFPFLMDSSAPAALAHACKYVTDAGIADRAVYNSINGSIGPENIEAIKNSDVDAAIVLAFNPGDPSVRGREKVLAEGGVAGQEKSMMAIAEECGIKRPILDTAATPLGLGSGGSFREILACKAIHGLPTGGAYHNMTVSWTWLKRWRKSGIIDRYKDAGTLLEQMGHHHFGGVEGIRQAAWSSADIGCNIMAATLGADLIMFGPIENCEATATAMAFSDIVLAETLRELGGDVKAEKHPINMLV, from the coding sequence ATGTTCATGTTTGAAAAAGAACAGACGGTCCTCGACTTCAACGGCTACAAGCTTGGAGGACAGCCGGGAGAATACCCCCGTGCACTCGGTGCATCGATATTCTACAACAAGCACGAGACCGTGCTCGATGAGCACACTGGAAAGATTGACAAAGCAAAAGCAGAAGCACTCTGGAACCGGTGCGTCGAACTCTACGACATAACCGGTCACTGGTATTTCTGTCAGATCATCGCTGAATTCGGAGAAGCCTTCGAGAGCTACATCGACTGGTTCTGTTCCATCGATGACCAGTTCCCATTCCTGATGGACTCCTCTGCACCGGCAGCACTTGCACATGCATGTAAGTATGTTACCGATGCAGGTATTGCAGACCGTGCAGTCTACAACTCCATCAACGGTTCTATCGGACCGGAGAACATCGAGGCAATCAAGAACAGTGACGTAGATGCAGCAATAGTGCTCGCATTCAACCCAGGTGACCCAAGTGTCCGTGGGCGTGAGAAAGTGCTCGCAGAAGGTGGCGTTGCCGGTCAGGAAAAGTCCATGATGGCAATTGCAGAGGAATGTGGAATCAAGCGTCCAATCCTCGACACTGCAGCAACTCCGCTCGGCCTTGGATCCGGTGGTTCATTCCGTGAGATCCTTGCATGTAAGGCAATCCACGGTCTCCCAACCGGTGGTGCATACCACAACATGACCGTTTCCTGGACCTGGCTCAAACGCTGGAGAAAGAGCGGTATCATTGACCGGTATAAAGATGCAGGAACCCTTCTTGAACAGATGGGACACCACCACTTTGGCGGTGTTGAAGGTATCCGTCAGGCTGCCTGGTCCTCTGCTGACATCGGCTGTAACATTATGGCAGCAACCCTTGGTGCTGACCTTATCATGTTCGGTCCAATCGAGAACTGTGAGGCAACCGCAACTGCAATGGCATTCAGTGACATTGTTCTTGCAGAAACCCTCCGTGAACTCGGTGGCGATGTAAAGGCAGAAAAGCATCCAATCAACATGCTGGTATAA
- the mtrA gene encoding tetrahydromethanopterin S-methyltransferase subunit A, producing the protein MADKGEAASGWPIVQGDFHTGDSKSPVAVVTMGSHLDEGAICSAGAAIAGSCKTENLGLEKVIANVISNPNIRFVITCGTEVKGHLSGQSLIALHQNGVDGGKIVGSKGAIPFIENLTGDHIKRFQEQVEIVDIMESEDIGAISAKINELKARDPGVFPGGPMVVEIKEEGGGGGAAASATANPQFLEIEAKLDAIETKLEFVEGEMAQRVGRKVGRDIGILYGIVAGLMSYIIITELLPKLLEILAK; encoded by the coding sequence ATGGCAGACAAGGGAGAGGCCGCCTCCGGATGGCCAATTGTCCAGGGTGACTTCCACACCGGTGACTCAAAGAGCCCGGTAGCAGTCGTTACTATGGGTTCCCACCTTGACGAAGGTGCAATCTGCAGTGCAGGAGCGGCAATCGCTGGTTCCTGTAAAACTGAAAACCTCGGTCTGGAGAAGGTCATTGCAAATGTCATCTCCAATCCGAATATCCGGTTTGTAATAACCTGTGGTACAGAAGTCAAGGGTCACCTTTCCGGACAGAGCTTAATCGCCCTTCACCAGAACGGTGTTGACGGCGGTAAAATCGTCGGATCAAAAGGAGCAATTCCGTTCATTGAGAACCTCACCGGAGATCACATCAAGAGGTTCCAGGAACAGGTCGAGATCGTTGACATCATGGAGTCTGAGGATATCGGAGCCATTTCAGCAAAAATCAATGAGCTGAAAGCACGGGATCCCGGAGTCTTCCCTGGTGGACCAATGGTTGTCGAGATCAAGGAAGAAGGTGGAGGCGGTGGAGCAGCCGCATCTGCAACTGCAAATCCGCAGTTCCTTGAGATCGAGGCTAAGCTGGACGCAATCGAAACCAAACTCGAATTTGTCGAGGGTGAGATGGCCCAGCGTGTCGGCCGGAAAGTCGGACGCGATATCGGTATTCTCTACGGTATCGTTGCCGGACTTATGTCATATATAATTATTACGGAATTACTGCCAAAATTGCTCGAGATACTCGCAAAATAA
- a CDS encoding tetrahydromethanopterin S-methyltransferase subunit F produces the protein MSDEKKSGPIRMAAIDTMVADMKYKGQILARTNKLESGIMGSGIVGFAIGLAFALILVVPVILMGGV, from the coding sequence GTGTCAGATGAGAAGAAGTCAGGCCCAATACGCATGGCAGCAATTGATACCATGGTGGCTGACATGAAATATAAGGGACAGATCCTTGCACGTACCAACAAACTCGAATCCGGTATCATGGGTTCAGGAATTGTTGGATTTGCAATAGGTCTTGCATTTGCCCTTATCCTGGTTGTACCCGTAATTCTGATGGGAGGAGTCTGA
- the mtrA gene encoding tetrahydromethanopterin S-methyltransferase subunit A has protein sequence MANKKSPASGWPIVQGDFHTGDPNSPVAVVTMGSHLDEGAICSAGAAIAGSCKTENLGLEKVIANVISNPNIRFVITCGTEVKGHLSGQSLIALHQNGVDGGKIVGSKGAIPFIENLSADNMKRFQEQVEIVDIMESEDLGAISAKIKELTARDPGAFDAEAMVVEIKEEGGGAAEEGGEVRPMSAEVALIHARMKTVQRMITDIGFYDKYAAGVYGGKVEGLMIGLIVSFVIVGLLLVGHGVS, from the coding sequence ATGGCAAACAAGAAATCACCAGCCAGTGGATGGCCAATTGTTCAGGGTGACTTCCATACGGGTGACCCAAACAGCCCGGTGGCAGTTGTTACCATGGGATCCCACCTCGATGAGGGTGCAATCTGCAGTGCAGGAGCAGCCATCGCCGGATCCTGTAAAACCGAAAACCTCGGTCTGGAGAAAGTCATTGCAAATGTCATCTCCAATCCGAACATCAGGTTTGTCATAACCTGTGGTACTGAGGTTAAGGGACACCTCTCCGGTCAGAGTCTTATCGCACTTCACCAGAACGGTGTTGACGGTGGAAAAATCGTCGGATCCAAGGGAGCAATTCCGTTTATTGAAAATCTCTCCGCAGACAACATGAAGCGGTTCCAGGAACAGGTCGAGATTGTCGACATCATGGAATCCGAAGATCTCGGAGCAATTTCTGCAAAAATAAAGGAATTGACTGCTCGCGATCCAGGTGCATTCGACGCTGAAGCCATGGTCGTTGAGATCAAGGAAGAAGGTGGCGGAGCAGCAGAAGAGGGTGGCGAAGTCAGACCAATGTCTGCCGAAGTCGCTCTGATTCATGCACGGATGAAAACAGTCCAGCGGATGATTACCGATATTGGTTTCTACGACAAGTATGCTGCCGGTGTATACGGCGGTAAAGTCGAAGGACTTATGATTGGTCTTATCGTTTCGTTTGTGATTGTGGGACTCCTGCTTGTAGGACACGGGGTGAGCTAA
- the mtrB gene encoding tetrahydromethanopterin S-methyltransferase subunit MtrB, whose product MTWIPVLPDFGLGCDVFAGFVTQQGESLAPIVEQVNKLEKVTDDIVGMLSGEGSFLESFPNREKSLVFAGGITAMFYGLAVGLLVAGIIVLALM is encoded by the coding sequence ATGACGTGGATTCCGGTCCTTCCTGACTTCGGTCTTGGATGTGATGTATTTGCAGGATTCGTCACCCAGCAGGGTGAGTCTCTGGCACCAATCGTAGAACAGGTAAATAAGCTGGAGAAAGTCACTGACGATATCGTTGGCATGCTCTCCGGTGAGGGTAGTTTCCTTGAAAGCTTCCCGAACCGTGAGAAATCACTGGTATTCGCTGGTGGAATCACGGCCATGTTCTATGGACTTGCTGTAGGACTCCTGGTCGCCGGAATCATCGTTCTGGCTTTGATGTGA
- the mtrC gene encoding tetrahydromethanopterin S-methyltransferase subunit MtrC, whose amino-acid sequence MTAKMEASAGAISENTLMIYGIVVALVGTYLTYLNVVTGIAVFSFFGGIGAIAAIWWGSDTIKHLCSYGLGTGVPSAGMVAFGAGAIAMIAGTKFGMASPIVTLILAAIIGAVIGYIANNIINMNIPVMIFSLMKLSIVGALTMLGFAAMCTGTFMFNGLVIGGMTLSMEPAAEAAAGGAQTFMVTVLPEFAGSLIGGAALAVIFFLGAMALQHPFNACLGPNESQDRTLMLAIEVGFLSMFVVAVMSFAFLDLLSATVGLIISLIGWIYTYKQYIALSKRDAYAWLDSKPIIEVGGDQ is encoded by the coding sequence ATGACAGCAAAAATGGAAGCATCAGCAGGGGCGATATCTGAAAACACCCTGATGATCTACGGAATTGTCGTCGCCTTAGTCGGCACATACCTCACATATCTCAATGTTGTAACTGGCATCGCAGTTTTCTCCTTCTTTGGTGGAATCGGCGCCATTGCAGCAATCTGGTGGGGTTCTGACACAATCAAGCACCTGTGCAGTTACGGTCTTGGTACCGGTGTTCCATCTGCCGGAATGGTAGCATTCGGAGCCGGTGCAATCGCCATGATTGCAGGTACAAAGTTTGGAATGGCATCACCGATTGTAACCCTGATTCTTGCAGCCATCATCGGAGCAGTCATCGGGTACATCGCAAACAACATCATTAACATGAACATTCCGGTCATGATATTTTCACTCATGAAATTATCAATCGTCGGAGCACTGACCATGCTCGGATTTGCCGCAATGTGCACAGGAACCTTCATGTTCAACGGTCTTGTCATCGGTGGAATGACCCTCTCTATGGAACCTGCAGCAGAAGCAGCAGCCGGAGGAGCTCAGACATTCATGGTAACCGTATTACCAGAGTTTGCAGGTTCACTCATCGGTGGAGCAGCTCTTGCAGTGATCTTCTTCCTTGGTGCAATGGCTCTGCAGCACCCGTTCAATGCCTGTCTTGGCCCGAACGAGTCACAGGACAGAACCCTTATGCTTGCCATCGAAGTTGGATTCCTTTCCATGTTCGTTGTAGCCGTTATGTCCTTCGCATTCCTCGACCTCTTGTCTGCAACCGTCGGATTGATCATTTCACTGATTGGATGGATTTACACGTACAAGCAGTATATTGCACTTTCCAAGCGTGATGCATATGCATGGCTTGACTCAAAGCCGATCATTGAAGTCGGAGGTGACCAGTAA
- the mtrD gene encoding tetrahydromethanopterin S-methyltransferase subunit D, translating to MSALGGKAAGGEGINPTGSVVGIVILLVSIAATYALGFSIVPLIGIIIGGALIGFGVHFVPVGGAPAAMGQAPGIATGVAMLAAGAGLAGLFGGAWAYEATGDFAVAVAGGAVGGGLMMAITCLMVNATYVFAMGIPAASGKVAKDPITGDTFPEYKSQGTEGHGLPFISFFGGVVGGFIAGLGGTLIYIELLDVYHAGLPAIMQASPEAIEPLAVSLAGIFAIGFFLVNAVLAAYNITGTIEGPHDPKFKRVPRAVIGCAVASAFCGLISMLIVLNTGM from the coding sequence ATGAGTGCACTCGGAGGTAAGGCAGCCGGCGGTGAAGGAATAAACCCAACCGGATCTGTCGTAGGTATTGTTATTCTCCTCGTCTCGATCGCTGCAACATACGCACTTGGTTTCTCTATCGTTCCTCTCATCGGAATAATAATCGGTGGAGCACTCATTGGATTTGGCGTTCACTTTGTGCCAGTCGGTGGTGCTCCGGCAGCTATGGGACAGGCACCCGGTATCGCAACCGGTGTCGCTATGCTTGCCGCCGGTGCCGGTCTTGCAGGTCTCTTTGGTGGGGCCTGGGCATATGAGGCAACCGGAGACTTTGCAGTAGCGGTCGCTGGTGGAGCCGTCGGTGGAGGTCTTATGATGGCCATCACCTGTCTGATGGTCAACGCCACCTATGTCTTCGCAATGGGTATCCCTGCAGCATCTGGAAAAGTTGCCAAGGACCCAATCACCGGAGACACCTTCCCTGAATATAAATCACAGGGAACTGAAGGACATGGTCTGCCATTCATCTCATTCTTCGGAGGAGTGGTTGGTGGATTCATCGCCGGTCTTGGCGGAACCCTGATTTACATCGAACTTCTCGATGTCTACCATGCAGGACTGCCAGCAATTATGCAGGCCAGCCCCGAAGCAATCGAACCCCTGGCAGTATCACTCGCCGGAATCTTTGCTATCGGTTTCTTCCTGGTCAACGCAGTACTGGCAGCATACAACATCACCGGCACTATCGAAGGACCGCATGACCCAAAATTCAAGCGTGTTCCACGGGCAGTTATCGGTTGTGCAGTCGCATCAGCCTTCTGTGGCCTGATTTCGATGCTGATTGTATTAAACACCGGGATGTGA
- the mtrE gene encoding tetrahydromethanopterin S-methyltransferase subunit E yields MEEIVLGIGITALAGAFATVAGAAEDTESDIGSQGDPNSQVQLAPQMGYIHRIFNKAISGEPPAYGAWCAIGAGVAWALMQINYNPALAIILGSVIAVFVQGIYCTSGYLGRIASLAKFQQPVYIDIIKSLLSVTMAHAFVAIFCTVAMCYLMASALHHPFALPLLGLVWGIALGAAGSATGNPFYGKERQYQNQKYGAGVPISASGNIVRYAEAGQRSSLDNGWFTTKFAGPASGICFGLIVFLELWRTVLFEKMMNGWGAIIMGVVLILVFTFIDRWVEVWGRKTYGPYTTEEASS; encoded by the coding sequence TACTGCATTAGCGGGAGCTTTTGCCACAGTTGCCGGTGCTGCGGAAGATACTGAATCTGATATCGGATCACAGGGTGACCCGAACTCACAGGTTCAGCTCGCTCCGCAGATGGGTTACATTCACCGCATCTTTAACAAGGCAATCTCCGGTGAGCCACCAGCATATGGAGCCTGGTGTGCCATTGGAGCAGGTGTTGCCTGGGCACTGATGCAGATTAACTACAACCCGGCACTTGCTATTATTCTCGGTTCAGTTATCGCCGTATTTGTACAGGGAATCTACTGTACTTCCGGTTATCTTGGCCGTATAGCAAGTTTGGCAAAGTTCCAGCAGCCGGTATACATTGACATCATCAAGTCATTGTTATCGGTCACTATGGCACATGCGTTCGTCGCGATCTTTTGTACGGTCGCGATGTGTTACCTGATGGCATCAGCACTCCATCATCCGTTCGCACTCCCCCTGCTCGGACTGGTGTGGGGTATTGCGCTTGGTGCCGCAGGATCTGCAACCGGAAATCCATTCTACGGAAAGGAACGTCAGTACCAGAACCAGAAGTATGGTGCAGGTGTTCCGATCTCCGCATCTGGAAACATCGTCCGGTATGCAGAAGCAGGACAGCGTTCATCCCTTGACAACGGCTGGTTCACTACCAAGTTTGCCGGTCCGGCATCTGGTATCTGTTTCGGTCTGATTGTGTTCCTCGAACTCTGGCGTACCGTCCTCTTTGAAAAGATGATGAACGGCTGGGGAGCAATCATCATGGGAGTTGTTCTGATTCTTGTCTTCACATTCATCGACCGCTGGGTCGAAGTGTGGGGCCGCAAGACCTACGGACCATACACCACTGAGGAGGCCTCTTCATGA